The following coding sequences lie in one Arachis ipaensis cultivar K30076 chromosome B05, Araip1.1, whole genome shotgun sequence genomic window:
- the LOC107641494 gene encoding uncharacterized protein LOC107641494, translating to MGDKGDSSKKQPQQSHHPKQQQQQQQQQQQISSSPKSLPQASAEEPISETRTIHHQQQQSPVVVVSGATPFISSSPLYVSSGASSSPFEQQQFEALNVTSKRPRYTGQWKLLPSPSSQQHQKQMAAMLPSESSPSPSANPPQPLQTYAAAAAAAAASSSSDTASSPSHSPMPLLSGGSGHEGSKPTSEGEQPPQQLHHQQLRKGKYVSPVWKPNEMLWLARAWKAQYQGGGSEGSSSRTEQQQELGGMSRGKTRADKDREVAEFLQRHGVSRDAKTAGTKWDNMLGEFRKVYEWERGGEREQVGKSYFRLSPYERKLHRLPASFDEEVFEELSQFMGSRMRSSSHGGGRGVDDGRTASHAAVATVRPLPLPPPRPYKDDDLPLSARTTKQLGGNEAFFHGPNRGSLLGLDPHQHNLLDIQGTSSSSSSRELRRIGKIRMTWEECVSLWAEEGEVHRGRVRVQASSFLNADELTYFDESMVPCLMESFEDGPLRGYSVDRFVSGQQVKVFGRRKSSSASSPPSSGFNERLQFPSKSPSIRCEFFFFYFSIYFLFLTLFLFISLSNFSFDLNMVWVGDAAANTTTTVEFRDPSEYYMECLQQRIMSSLQQHSLPTLFELKRYLQEPPPQDLRFPLRKQVYDDLPPSKDLFFTPSTHPPFLDSRTFLYDVVSPLIRSNNPTILPSSRDSFIPLWDHCINSILSFFCNQDFILIRKPTHTTSTALQDQWPNVTGFVNNYCLWRGEETDQLREGQQDPSSTIVEKLLWTYADLPYILGYYAIGTKVTLCALSRSTQSDQGETRIVRTDLQQLNLTTPTERIKALVPCFRIATLLPLLSKICNNSKGLGIFTYSDFERFDHGNGVVTEMTPNTCTRMFSDKRKWLAAKEVYEILKHRIPHAETLVQCCENDMSLVFKPRGCRTKPSNCEELVEALKCVTKALVALHDLSFMHRDLGWEKVMRRSDSRERESEWFVCGFEEASGAPELNRRVRVGREGEWAPEMERGLHSVKVDVWGVGWLIRTCGLVVPKMVKELERMCMENNPEHRPTAADCYHHLLQLQSSLSHHQPPPPAAHLM from the exons ATGGGTGACAAGGGAGACTCATCCAAGAAACAACCACAACAATCTCACCACCCtaaacagcagcagcagcaacagcagcagcagcagcagattTCATCTTCTCCAAAATCCCTACCACAAGCTTCTGCTGAGGAACCAATATCAGAAACAAGGACAATCCATCACCAACAGCAACAGTCACCAGTTGTTGTTGTGAGTGGAGCAACTCCATTCATCTCATCAAGCCCTCTCTATGTCTCAAGTGGTGCAAGTTCTTCACCCTTTGAGCAGCAACAATTTGAGGCACTGAATGTTACCTCAAAGAGGCCAAGGTATACTGGACAATGGAAGCTTCTTCCATCACCATCCTCACAGCAGCATCAGAAACAAATGGCGGCCATGCTCCCAAGCGAATCAAGCCCTTCACCATCAGCAAATCCACCACAACCCTTACAAACATATGCTGCTGCTGCAGCAGCAGCGGCTGCATCATCTTCATCAGACACAGCATCATCTCCAAGTCACTCACCTATGCCTTTGCTCTCAGGTGGTTCTGGCCATGAAGGGAGCAAGCCAACATCAGAAGGAGAACAACCACCACAGCAACTTCATCACCAGCAACTAAGAAAAGGGAAGTATGTGAGTCCAGTTTGGAAGCCTAATGAGATGCTATGGCTTGCAAGGGCATGGAAAGCACAGTACCAAGGTGGTGGCTCTGAAGGTTCATCTTCAAGAACAGAACAACAGCAAGAATTGGGAGGAATGAGTAGAGGGAAAACTAGGGCTGACAAAGATAGAGAAGTAGCTGAGTTTCTTCAGAGGCATGGGGTCAGCAGAGATGCTAAGACAGCAGGGACCAAATGGGATAACATGTTAGGTGAATTCAGGAAAGTGTATGAATGGGAGAGAGGTGGTGAGAGAGAACAAGTTGGAAAGAGCTACTTTAGGCTCTCACCATATGAGAGGAAGCTTCATAGGTTGCCAGCTTCCTTTGATGAGGAGGTTTTTGAGGAGCTTTCACAGTTCATGGGGTCCAGAATGAGGTCCTCCTCTCATGGTGGCGGCAGAGGTGTAGATGATGGTAGGACAGCATCACATGCTGCTGTTGCTACAGTGAGACCTCTGCCACTGCCTCCACCTAGGCCTTACAAGGATGATGATCTTCCTCTCTCAG CCAGGACAACAAAGCAATTGGGTGGTAATGAAGCTTTCTTTCATGGTCCCAACAGAGGTAGCTTATTAGGGTTGGACCCTCATCAGCATAATTTATTGGACATTCAAGGGACTTCGTCTTCTTCATCTTCCAGAGAGCTGAGAAGAATTGGGAAGATAAGGATGACATGGGAGGAATGTGTGAGCCTTTGGGCTGAAGAAGGTGAAGTTCATAGAGGGAGAGTGAGGGTTCAAGCTTCAAGCTTTTTGAATGCTGATGAACTCACTTACTTCGATGAATCCATGGTTCCATGTCTCATGGAGTCCTTCGAAGATGGTCCCCTAAGAGGTTATTCGGTTGATAGATTTGTTTCGGGTCAGCAAGTCAAAGTTTTTGGGAGAAGAAAATCGTCTTCTGCTTCATCACCTCCTTCTTCTG GTTTTAACGAAAGACTTCAATTTCCATCCAAATCACCTTCCATAAgatgtgagtttttttttttttattttagtatatacTTTTTGTTTTTGACCCTATTTCTTTTCATTAGTCTTTCTAATTTCTCATTTGAT tTGAATATGGTTTGGGTTGGTGATGCAGCAGCGAATACTACAACAACAGTAGAGTTTAGGGACCCAAGTGAATACTACATGGAATGTTTGCAACAGAGAATAATGTCATCACTACAACAACACTCACTTCCAACCTTATTCGAATTGAAACGCTACTTGCAAGAGCCACCTCCACAAGACTTACGCTTCCCACTCCGTAAACAGGTTTACGACGACTTACCACCTTCCAAAGACCTCTTCTTCACTCCTTCAACTCACCCGCCTTTCTTGGATTCTAGAACCTTCCTCTACGACGTCGTTTCCCCTCTCATCAGATCCAACAACCCTACCATTCTCCCATCTTCTAGAGACTCCTTCATTCCCCTTTGGGACCATTGCATTAACTCAATTCTTTCCTTCTTCTGTAACCAAGATTTCATTCTAATCAGAAAGCCAACACATACTACTTCTACTGCATTGCAAGATCAATGGCCCAACGTTACTGGTTTCGTTAACAACTATTGCTTATGGCGAGGGGAAGAAACCGATCAACTACGAGAGGGACAACAAGATCCGTCTTCCACCATTGTTGAGAAGCTTCTGTGGACCTACGCGGATCTACCTTACATTCTCGGCTACTACGCCATTGGAACCAAGGTAACACTCTGCGCGCTAAGTAGGTCAACGCAATCAGACCAAGGAGAAACGAGAATCGTACGAACGGATCTACAACAACTTAACCTAACTACACCTACAGAACGAATCAAAGCTTTGGTTCCGTGTTTCAGAATCGCTACACTGTTACCGTTACTGAGCAAGATCTGTAACAACAGCAAGGGACTCGGGATCTTCACGTACAGCGATTTCGAGAGATTTGACCACGGAAACGGCGTCGTAACGGAGATGACGCCGAACACATGCACTAGAATGTTCTCCGATAAGAGAAAATGGCTGGCGGCGAAGGAGGTTTACGAGATCTTGAAACACCGAATCCCTCACGCGGAGACTCTGGTTCAGTGTTGCGAAAACGACATGAGTTTAGTGTTCAAGCCGAGAGGTTGCAGAACGAAGCCTTCAAACTGCGAGGAGTTAGTTGAGGCGTTGAAGTGCGTGACGAAAGCGCTGGTGGCGCTGCACGACTTGTCGTTTATGCATAGGGATTTGGGATGGGAGAAAGTGATGAGGAGGAGTGATAGTAGGGAGAGGGAGAGTGAGTGGTTTGTGTGTGGGTTTGAGGAGGCGAGTGGGGCTCCGGAGCTGAACAGGCGCGTGAGAGTTGGGAGGGAGGGGGAGTGGGCGCCGGAAATGGAAAGAGGTTTGCATTCCGTTAAAGTTGATGTGTGGGGGGTTGGGTGGTTGATAAGGACCTGCGGTTTGGTGGTTCCCAAAATGGTGAAGGAGTTGGAGAGGATGTGTATGGAGAATAATCCCGAGCATCGCCCTACGGCGGCTGACTGTTATCACCACCTGCTTCAGCTTCAGTcgtctctctctcaccaccaacCGCCTCCTCCTGCCGCTCATTTGATGTGA